Proteins encoded together in one Cataglyphis hispanica isolate Lineage 1 chromosome 17, ULB_Chis1_1.0, whole genome shotgun sequence window:
- the LOC126855865 gene encoding uncharacterized protein LOC126855865 isoform X3: MNYVTDIAMNMIIGNVLLILLQLIVHESQSETIITAYDDFGLSPIDPEIADSIDWKRHACRRTCKDGAAPLDCYYTFKLESYYAMSKACYDCPFNITDCFRPHCIPADGVKRSLLVVNRQLPGPPIEVCQGDRIIVDMINLLHSESTTMHWHGQHHLATPYMDGVPYVSQCPIPPGAIFRYNYIASEAGTHFWHSHIGFQRGDGVFGSLIVRVPPKVDWHDDLYDYDEHTLIVADWVHELGLTKFLAHRHADGDNKAPNLLINGLGRFTSVDGENETLADMPISIFVVKPNFRYRFRLINAEFLNCPIEVSVDNHTLYVISSDGRDIEPVQAESLVSYAGERFDFIIEMNQPVDNYWMRFRGLMDCDERFLSAYQVAILRYEGAPEEEPEVEVTYDRVRNDSYGLQVNALNEGTESNNSISIPMLTAMDDDDVSNTKEPDYQFYISYDFYAKDNPHFHRKNLYGFHQVKDTKQRLFTPQLNHISMKLPPFPLLPERNLIKPNQFCNSSTVEGCETDYCACTHVLQVKINSVVELLLIDEGVPYDANHPFHLHGYQFRVVAMKKIGSNITAAEVKELDRQGLINRSLTRAPLKDTVTVPDGGYTIVRFHANNPGYWLFHCHIEFHAEIGMALIFKVGEDEEMPPVPRNFPKCGDWKQMDDQNEGNSEATTISTSTAGKELKENNRVMDALEHLLRYMAYFEQLLKVQMTSSASNSTVTLLLLSFEFCALFMTHVSM; the protein is encoded by the exons ATGAACTACGTCACTGATATAGC AATGAATATGATAATTGGGAACGTCTTACTTATCCTGCTTCAACTGATCGTTCATGAAAGCCAATCAG aaacaaTAATAACGGCGTATGATGACTTCGGTTTGTCGCCGATCGATCCAGAGATCGCTGACAGCATCGATTGGAAACGTCACGCGTGTCGACGAACGTGCAAGGATGGCGCGGCACCTCTGGACTGCTATTACACCTTCAAGCTGGAGTCTTATTACGCGATGAGCAAAGCTTGTTACGACTGCCCCTTCAATATCACAGACTGTTTTCGACCTCATTGCATCCCGGCGGATGGCGTGAAGCGATCTCTCTTGGTCGTGAACCGGCAATTGCCAGGCCCGCCGATCGAG gtaTGCCAAGGTGATAGGATAATAGTCGATATGATCAACTTGTTGCACTCGGAGAGCACCACGATGCATTGGCACGGCCAGCATCATCTCGCCACGCCTTATATGGACGGTGTACCCTATGTATCACAATGTCCTATTCCTCCCGGAGCGATCTtccgatataattatattgccaGCGAAGCCGGGACGCATTTCTGGCACTCGCATATAG GATTTCAGAGAGGCGATGGCGTATTCGGTTCGTTAATCGTTCGTGTACCTCCTAAAGTTGACTGGCACGATGATCTGTATGACTACGATGAGCATACTCTAATAGTCGCCGACTGGGTTCACGAGCTGGGTCTTACCAAATTTCTAGCACATCGTCACGCGGACGGTGATAACAAAGCACCCAATTTACTTATAAACGGTCTGGGTCGTTTCACTTCCGTCGACGGTGAAAACGAGACATTGGCTGATATGCCTATTTCAATATTCGTTGTGAAACCG AATTTTCGGTACAGATTCAGGCTTATTAACGCGGAGTTCCTTAACTGTCCAATAGAAGTTTCCGTCGACAACCATACTTTATATGTGATCAGCTCAGATGGACGTGATATTGAACCAGTACAAg CCGAATCGCTAGTGAGTTATGCCGGCGAGAGGTTTGATTTCATAATCGAGATGAACCAACCGGTGGATAATTATTGGATGAGATTTCGAGGACTAATGGATTGCGATGAGAGATTTTTAAGCGCTTATCAAGTCGCAATACTTAGATACGAAGGAGCGCCCGAGGAGGAGCCGGAGGTGGAAGTTACATATGATCGTGTACGGAATGATTCCTATGGATTG CAAGTGAACGCTCTAAATGAAGGAACTGAATCGAATAATAGTATCAGTATCCCGATGTTGACTGCAATGGACGACGATGACGTGTCGAATACCAAAGAACCGGATTATCAGTTTTACATATCATATGATTTTTACGCGAAAGATAATCCACATTTTCACCGCAAGAATCTATATGGCTTCCATCAAG ttaAAGATACAAAACAACGTTTGTTTACACCGCAACTGAATCACATATCAATGAAGCTACCGCCATTTCCATTGTTGCCCGAAAGAAACCTTATTAAGCCGAATCAGTTTTGTAACTCTAGCACGGTCGAGGGATGCGAGACTGATTACTGTGCTTGTACTCATGTACTTCAGGTGAAAATTAATAGTGTAGTGGAACTGCTATTGATCGATGAAG GTGTTCCGTACGACGCGAATCATCCGTTTCACCTTCATGGTTATCAGTTCCGCGTCGTGGCAATGAAAAAGATAGGAAGTAATATCACGGCCGCTGAAGTAAAGGAATTAGACAGGCAAGGTTTGATAAACAGAAGTCTCACGCGAGCACCTTTGAAGGACACAGTGACCGTGCCCGACGGTGGTTACACCATCGTGCGATTTCACGCCAATAACCCAG GATATTGGCTGTTTCATTGTCACATTGAATTTCACGCGGAGATAGGAATGGCCCTGATCTTCAAGGTAGGCGAAGATGAAGAGATGCCGCCAGTGCCTCGTAATTTTCCTAAATGCGGTGATTGGAAACAAATGGACGATCAGAACGAAGGTAACTCAGAGGCCACTACAATTTCAACGTCAACCGCTGGAaaggaattaaaagaaaataaccgAGTTATGGATGCATTAGAACATCTCTTGAGATATATGGCGTATTTTGAGCAACTTCTGAAAGTACAAATGACTTCTTCGGCATCGAATTCAACTGTGACATTGCTACTTTTGTCTTTTGAATTCTGTGCGCTCTTTATGACACACGTATCCATGTAA
- the LOC126855865 gene encoding uncharacterized protein LOC126855865 isoform X2, with translation MLMKINYYKMNMIIGNVLLILLQLIVHESQSETIITAYDDFGLSPIDPEIADSIDWKRHACRRTCKDGAAPLDCYYTFKLESYYAMSKACYDCPFNITDCFRPHCIPADGVKRSLLVVNRQLPGPPIEVCQGDRIIVDMINLLHSESTTMHWHGQHHLATPYMDGVPYVSQCPIPPGAIFRYNYIASEAGTHFWHSHIGFQRGDGVFGSLIVRVPPKVDWHDDLYDYDEHTLIVADWVHELGLTKFLAHRHADGDNKAPNLLINGLGRFTSVDGENETLADMPISIFVVKPNFRYRFRLINAEFLNCPIEVSVDNHTLYVISSDGRDIEPVQAESLVSYAGERFDFIIEMNQPVDNYWMRFRGLMDCDERFLSAYQVAILRYEGAPEEEPEVEVTYDRVRNDSYGLQVNALNEGTESNNSISIPMLTAMDDDDVSNTKEPDYQFYISYDFYAKDNPHFHRKNLYGFHQVKDTKQRLFTPQLNHISMKLPPFPLLPERNLIKPNQFCNSSTVEGCETDYCACTHVLQVKINSVVELLLIDEGVPYDANHPFHLHGYQFRVVAMKKIGSNITAAEVKELDRQGLINRSLTRAPLKDTVTVPDGGYTIVRFHANNPGYWLFHCHIEFHAEIGMALIFKVGEDEEMPPVPRNFPKCGDWKQMDDQNEGNSEATTISTSTAGKELKENNRVMDALEHLLRYMAYFEQLLKVQMTSSASNSTVTLLLLSFEFCALFMTHVSM, from the exons atgttaatgaaaattaattattataa AATGAATATGATAATTGGGAACGTCTTACTTATCCTGCTTCAACTGATCGTTCATGAAAGCCAATCAG aaacaaTAATAACGGCGTATGATGACTTCGGTTTGTCGCCGATCGATCCAGAGATCGCTGACAGCATCGATTGGAAACGTCACGCGTGTCGACGAACGTGCAAGGATGGCGCGGCACCTCTGGACTGCTATTACACCTTCAAGCTGGAGTCTTATTACGCGATGAGCAAAGCTTGTTACGACTGCCCCTTCAATATCACAGACTGTTTTCGACCTCATTGCATCCCGGCGGATGGCGTGAAGCGATCTCTCTTGGTCGTGAACCGGCAATTGCCAGGCCCGCCGATCGAG gtaTGCCAAGGTGATAGGATAATAGTCGATATGATCAACTTGTTGCACTCGGAGAGCACCACGATGCATTGGCACGGCCAGCATCATCTCGCCACGCCTTATATGGACGGTGTACCCTATGTATCACAATGTCCTATTCCTCCCGGAGCGATCTtccgatataattatattgccaGCGAAGCCGGGACGCATTTCTGGCACTCGCATATAG GATTTCAGAGAGGCGATGGCGTATTCGGTTCGTTAATCGTTCGTGTACCTCCTAAAGTTGACTGGCACGATGATCTGTATGACTACGATGAGCATACTCTAATAGTCGCCGACTGGGTTCACGAGCTGGGTCTTACCAAATTTCTAGCACATCGTCACGCGGACGGTGATAACAAAGCACCCAATTTACTTATAAACGGTCTGGGTCGTTTCACTTCCGTCGACGGTGAAAACGAGACATTGGCTGATATGCCTATTTCAATATTCGTTGTGAAACCG AATTTTCGGTACAGATTCAGGCTTATTAACGCGGAGTTCCTTAACTGTCCAATAGAAGTTTCCGTCGACAACCATACTTTATATGTGATCAGCTCAGATGGACGTGATATTGAACCAGTACAAg CCGAATCGCTAGTGAGTTATGCCGGCGAGAGGTTTGATTTCATAATCGAGATGAACCAACCGGTGGATAATTATTGGATGAGATTTCGAGGACTAATGGATTGCGATGAGAGATTTTTAAGCGCTTATCAAGTCGCAATACTTAGATACGAAGGAGCGCCCGAGGAGGAGCCGGAGGTGGAAGTTACATATGATCGTGTACGGAATGATTCCTATGGATTG CAAGTGAACGCTCTAAATGAAGGAACTGAATCGAATAATAGTATCAGTATCCCGATGTTGACTGCAATGGACGACGATGACGTGTCGAATACCAAAGAACCGGATTATCAGTTTTACATATCATATGATTTTTACGCGAAAGATAATCCACATTTTCACCGCAAGAATCTATATGGCTTCCATCAAG ttaAAGATACAAAACAACGTTTGTTTACACCGCAACTGAATCACATATCAATGAAGCTACCGCCATTTCCATTGTTGCCCGAAAGAAACCTTATTAAGCCGAATCAGTTTTGTAACTCTAGCACGGTCGAGGGATGCGAGACTGATTACTGTGCTTGTACTCATGTACTTCAGGTGAAAATTAATAGTGTAGTGGAACTGCTATTGATCGATGAAG GTGTTCCGTACGACGCGAATCATCCGTTTCACCTTCATGGTTATCAGTTCCGCGTCGTGGCAATGAAAAAGATAGGAAGTAATATCACGGCCGCTGAAGTAAAGGAATTAGACAGGCAAGGTTTGATAAACAGAAGTCTCACGCGAGCACCTTTGAAGGACACAGTGACCGTGCCCGACGGTGGTTACACCATCGTGCGATTTCACGCCAATAACCCAG GATATTGGCTGTTTCATTGTCACATTGAATTTCACGCGGAGATAGGAATGGCCCTGATCTTCAAGGTAGGCGAAGATGAAGAGATGCCGCCAGTGCCTCGTAATTTTCCTAAATGCGGTGATTGGAAACAAATGGACGATCAGAACGAAGGTAACTCAGAGGCCACTACAATTTCAACGTCAACCGCTGGAaaggaattaaaagaaaataaccgAGTTATGGATGCATTAGAACATCTCTTGAGATATATGGCGTATTTTGAGCAACTTCTGAAAGTACAAATGACTTCTTCGGCATCGAATTCAACTGTGACATTGCTACTTTTGTCTTTTGAATTCTGTGCGCTCTTTATGACACACGTATCCATGTAA
- the LOC126855865 gene encoding uncharacterized protein LOC126855865 isoform X1, with amino-acid sequence MVFVNIIPSPRHSGLDCLPSSVEMYRMNMIIGNVLLILLQLIVHESQSETIITAYDDFGLSPIDPEIADSIDWKRHACRRTCKDGAAPLDCYYTFKLESYYAMSKACYDCPFNITDCFRPHCIPADGVKRSLLVVNRQLPGPPIEVCQGDRIIVDMINLLHSESTTMHWHGQHHLATPYMDGVPYVSQCPIPPGAIFRYNYIASEAGTHFWHSHIGFQRGDGVFGSLIVRVPPKVDWHDDLYDYDEHTLIVADWVHELGLTKFLAHRHADGDNKAPNLLINGLGRFTSVDGENETLADMPISIFVVKPNFRYRFRLINAEFLNCPIEVSVDNHTLYVISSDGRDIEPVQAESLVSYAGERFDFIIEMNQPVDNYWMRFRGLMDCDERFLSAYQVAILRYEGAPEEEPEVEVTYDRVRNDSYGLQVNALNEGTESNNSISIPMLTAMDDDDVSNTKEPDYQFYISYDFYAKDNPHFHRKNLYGFHQVKDTKQRLFTPQLNHISMKLPPFPLLPERNLIKPNQFCNSSTVEGCETDYCACTHVLQVKINSVVELLLIDEGVPYDANHPFHLHGYQFRVVAMKKIGSNITAAEVKELDRQGLINRSLTRAPLKDTVTVPDGGYTIVRFHANNPGYWLFHCHIEFHAEIGMALIFKVGEDEEMPPVPRNFPKCGDWKQMDDQNEGNSEATTISTSTAGKELKENNRVMDALEHLLRYMAYFEQLLKVQMTSSASNSTVTLLLLSFEFCALFMTHVSM; translated from the exons AATGAATATGATAATTGGGAACGTCTTACTTATCCTGCTTCAACTGATCGTTCATGAAAGCCAATCAG aaacaaTAATAACGGCGTATGATGACTTCGGTTTGTCGCCGATCGATCCAGAGATCGCTGACAGCATCGATTGGAAACGTCACGCGTGTCGACGAACGTGCAAGGATGGCGCGGCACCTCTGGACTGCTATTACACCTTCAAGCTGGAGTCTTATTACGCGATGAGCAAAGCTTGTTACGACTGCCCCTTCAATATCACAGACTGTTTTCGACCTCATTGCATCCCGGCGGATGGCGTGAAGCGATCTCTCTTGGTCGTGAACCGGCAATTGCCAGGCCCGCCGATCGAG gtaTGCCAAGGTGATAGGATAATAGTCGATATGATCAACTTGTTGCACTCGGAGAGCACCACGATGCATTGGCACGGCCAGCATCATCTCGCCACGCCTTATATGGACGGTGTACCCTATGTATCACAATGTCCTATTCCTCCCGGAGCGATCTtccgatataattatattgccaGCGAAGCCGGGACGCATTTCTGGCACTCGCATATAG GATTTCAGAGAGGCGATGGCGTATTCGGTTCGTTAATCGTTCGTGTACCTCCTAAAGTTGACTGGCACGATGATCTGTATGACTACGATGAGCATACTCTAATAGTCGCCGACTGGGTTCACGAGCTGGGTCTTACCAAATTTCTAGCACATCGTCACGCGGACGGTGATAACAAAGCACCCAATTTACTTATAAACGGTCTGGGTCGTTTCACTTCCGTCGACGGTGAAAACGAGACATTGGCTGATATGCCTATTTCAATATTCGTTGTGAAACCG AATTTTCGGTACAGATTCAGGCTTATTAACGCGGAGTTCCTTAACTGTCCAATAGAAGTTTCCGTCGACAACCATACTTTATATGTGATCAGCTCAGATGGACGTGATATTGAACCAGTACAAg CCGAATCGCTAGTGAGTTATGCCGGCGAGAGGTTTGATTTCATAATCGAGATGAACCAACCGGTGGATAATTATTGGATGAGATTTCGAGGACTAATGGATTGCGATGAGAGATTTTTAAGCGCTTATCAAGTCGCAATACTTAGATACGAAGGAGCGCCCGAGGAGGAGCCGGAGGTGGAAGTTACATATGATCGTGTACGGAATGATTCCTATGGATTG CAAGTGAACGCTCTAAATGAAGGAACTGAATCGAATAATAGTATCAGTATCCCGATGTTGACTGCAATGGACGACGATGACGTGTCGAATACCAAAGAACCGGATTATCAGTTTTACATATCATATGATTTTTACGCGAAAGATAATCCACATTTTCACCGCAAGAATCTATATGGCTTCCATCAAG ttaAAGATACAAAACAACGTTTGTTTACACCGCAACTGAATCACATATCAATGAAGCTACCGCCATTTCCATTGTTGCCCGAAAGAAACCTTATTAAGCCGAATCAGTTTTGTAACTCTAGCACGGTCGAGGGATGCGAGACTGATTACTGTGCTTGTACTCATGTACTTCAGGTGAAAATTAATAGTGTAGTGGAACTGCTATTGATCGATGAAG GTGTTCCGTACGACGCGAATCATCCGTTTCACCTTCATGGTTATCAGTTCCGCGTCGTGGCAATGAAAAAGATAGGAAGTAATATCACGGCCGCTGAAGTAAAGGAATTAGACAGGCAAGGTTTGATAAACAGAAGTCTCACGCGAGCACCTTTGAAGGACACAGTGACCGTGCCCGACGGTGGTTACACCATCGTGCGATTTCACGCCAATAACCCAG GATATTGGCTGTTTCATTGTCACATTGAATTTCACGCGGAGATAGGAATGGCCCTGATCTTCAAGGTAGGCGAAGATGAAGAGATGCCGCCAGTGCCTCGTAATTTTCCTAAATGCGGTGATTGGAAACAAATGGACGATCAGAACGAAGGTAACTCAGAGGCCACTACAATTTCAACGTCAACCGCTGGAaaggaattaaaagaaaataaccgAGTTATGGATGCATTAGAACATCTCTTGAGATATATGGCGTATTTTGAGCAACTTCTGAAAGTACAAATGACTTCTTCGGCATCGAATTCAACTGTGACATTGCTACTTTTGTCTTTTGAATTCTGTGCGCTCTTTATGACACACGTATCCATGTAA
- the LOC126855865 gene encoding uncharacterized protein LOC126855865 isoform X4: MNMIIGNVLLILLQLIVHESQSETIITAYDDFGLSPIDPEIADSIDWKRHACRRTCKDGAAPLDCYYTFKLESYYAMSKACYDCPFNITDCFRPHCIPADGVKRSLLVVNRQLPGPPIEVCQGDRIIVDMINLLHSESTTMHWHGQHHLATPYMDGVPYVSQCPIPPGAIFRYNYIASEAGTHFWHSHIGFQRGDGVFGSLIVRVPPKVDWHDDLYDYDEHTLIVADWVHELGLTKFLAHRHADGDNKAPNLLINGLGRFTSVDGENETLADMPISIFVVKPNFRYRFRLINAEFLNCPIEVSVDNHTLYVISSDGRDIEPVQAESLVSYAGERFDFIIEMNQPVDNYWMRFRGLMDCDERFLSAYQVAILRYEGAPEEEPEVEVTYDRVRNDSYGLQVNALNEGTESNNSISIPMLTAMDDDDVSNTKEPDYQFYISYDFYAKDNPHFHRKNLYGFHQVKDTKQRLFTPQLNHISMKLPPFPLLPERNLIKPNQFCNSSTVEGCETDYCACTHVLQVKINSVVELLLIDEGVPYDANHPFHLHGYQFRVVAMKKIGSNITAAEVKELDRQGLINRSLTRAPLKDTVTVPDGGYTIVRFHANNPGYWLFHCHIEFHAEIGMALIFKVGEDEEMPPVPRNFPKCGDWKQMDDQNEGNSEATTISTSTAGKELKENNRVMDALEHLLRYMAYFEQLLKVQMTSSASNSTVTLLLLSFEFCALFMTHVSM, from the exons ATGAATATGATAATTGGGAACGTCTTACTTATCCTGCTTCAACTGATCGTTCATGAAAGCCAATCAG aaacaaTAATAACGGCGTATGATGACTTCGGTTTGTCGCCGATCGATCCAGAGATCGCTGACAGCATCGATTGGAAACGTCACGCGTGTCGACGAACGTGCAAGGATGGCGCGGCACCTCTGGACTGCTATTACACCTTCAAGCTGGAGTCTTATTACGCGATGAGCAAAGCTTGTTACGACTGCCCCTTCAATATCACAGACTGTTTTCGACCTCATTGCATCCCGGCGGATGGCGTGAAGCGATCTCTCTTGGTCGTGAACCGGCAATTGCCAGGCCCGCCGATCGAG gtaTGCCAAGGTGATAGGATAATAGTCGATATGATCAACTTGTTGCACTCGGAGAGCACCACGATGCATTGGCACGGCCAGCATCATCTCGCCACGCCTTATATGGACGGTGTACCCTATGTATCACAATGTCCTATTCCTCCCGGAGCGATCTtccgatataattatattgccaGCGAAGCCGGGACGCATTTCTGGCACTCGCATATAG GATTTCAGAGAGGCGATGGCGTATTCGGTTCGTTAATCGTTCGTGTACCTCCTAAAGTTGACTGGCACGATGATCTGTATGACTACGATGAGCATACTCTAATAGTCGCCGACTGGGTTCACGAGCTGGGTCTTACCAAATTTCTAGCACATCGTCACGCGGACGGTGATAACAAAGCACCCAATTTACTTATAAACGGTCTGGGTCGTTTCACTTCCGTCGACGGTGAAAACGAGACATTGGCTGATATGCCTATTTCAATATTCGTTGTGAAACCG AATTTTCGGTACAGATTCAGGCTTATTAACGCGGAGTTCCTTAACTGTCCAATAGAAGTTTCCGTCGACAACCATACTTTATATGTGATCAGCTCAGATGGACGTGATATTGAACCAGTACAAg CCGAATCGCTAGTGAGTTATGCCGGCGAGAGGTTTGATTTCATAATCGAGATGAACCAACCGGTGGATAATTATTGGATGAGATTTCGAGGACTAATGGATTGCGATGAGAGATTTTTAAGCGCTTATCAAGTCGCAATACTTAGATACGAAGGAGCGCCCGAGGAGGAGCCGGAGGTGGAAGTTACATATGATCGTGTACGGAATGATTCCTATGGATTG CAAGTGAACGCTCTAAATGAAGGAACTGAATCGAATAATAGTATCAGTATCCCGATGTTGACTGCAATGGACGACGATGACGTGTCGAATACCAAAGAACCGGATTATCAGTTTTACATATCATATGATTTTTACGCGAAAGATAATCCACATTTTCACCGCAAGAATCTATATGGCTTCCATCAAG ttaAAGATACAAAACAACGTTTGTTTACACCGCAACTGAATCACATATCAATGAAGCTACCGCCATTTCCATTGTTGCCCGAAAGAAACCTTATTAAGCCGAATCAGTTTTGTAACTCTAGCACGGTCGAGGGATGCGAGACTGATTACTGTGCTTGTACTCATGTACTTCAGGTGAAAATTAATAGTGTAGTGGAACTGCTATTGATCGATGAAG GTGTTCCGTACGACGCGAATCATCCGTTTCACCTTCATGGTTATCAGTTCCGCGTCGTGGCAATGAAAAAGATAGGAAGTAATATCACGGCCGCTGAAGTAAAGGAATTAGACAGGCAAGGTTTGATAAACAGAAGTCTCACGCGAGCACCTTTGAAGGACACAGTGACCGTGCCCGACGGTGGTTACACCATCGTGCGATTTCACGCCAATAACCCAG GATATTGGCTGTTTCATTGTCACATTGAATTTCACGCGGAGATAGGAATGGCCCTGATCTTCAAGGTAGGCGAAGATGAAGAGATGCCGCCAGTGCCTCGTAATTTTCCTAAATGCGGTGATTGGAAACAAATGGACGATCAGAACGAAGGTAACTCAGAGGCCACTACAATTTCAACGTCAACCGCTGGAaaggaattaaaagaaaataaccgAGTTATGGATGCATTAGAACATCTCTTGAGATATATGGCGTATTTTGAGCAACTTCTGAAAGTACAAATGACTTCTTCGGCATCGAATTCAACTGTGACATTGCTACTTTTGTCTTTTGAATTCTGTGCGCTCTTTATGACACACGTATCCATGTAA
- the LOC126855882 gene encoding BRISC and BRCA1-A complex member 1-like, protein MIQSNFVASIPIDPNNGLIVFEDRHEDYFEAATTIDNAQQQQQQGKSSRRNSNNGAIRQPVDGKKSCSATATTTTTTTMDDYVLVRNIPELNLPEKIVLVIDTVREQQCTPFKLGTGATFSPLFMTKRVVESFVCAKSTIQPGVHEYALMSLDSQGASWLCDYTNNIKTVVNHLESIAEDVLDEDQRTYDLGQLFEAIHARIATPATNRPTFVSRVILIYGRSNSIPKFRTGQKYLENLTENPYFFLDVLFVHEPPSDDNMCEAVYAEIAALDTTNYSYIFEVGRNPAKLHDNMAKLLAHPLQRPLQKDACYTFISNAQEVHTNV, encoded by the exons atgatacaatCCAATTTTGTCGCTTCGATTCCGATCGATCCGAACAACGGATTGATTGTTTTCGAGGACAGACACGAGGACTACTTCGAG GCCGCCACGACTATAGATAACgcgcagcaacaacaacaacagggAAAAAGCTCGCGGAGGAACAGTAATAATGGCGCGATCCGCCAACCCGTGGACGGCAAAAAATCTTGCTCCGCTACCGCCACTACCACCACCACTACCACCATGGATGATTATGTCCTTGTGAGAAATATCCCTGAGCTCAATCTGCCCGAGAAGATTGTTCTCGTTATCGATACGGTACGAGAACAGCAATGCACGCCTTTTAAACTTGGCACGGGTGCGACATTCTCGCCACTGTTCATGACAAAACGCGTGGTCGAGAGCTTCGTCTGCGCAAAGTCCACAATACAGCCCGGTGTACACGAGTACGCACTGATGAGTCTGGATTCGCAGGGTGCGTCCTGGCTCTGCGACTATACCAATAACATTAAGACGGTGGTCAATCATTTGGAGAGTATCGCGGAGGACGTGCTGGATGAGGATCAGAGGACCTACGATCTGGGACAGCTGTTCGAGGCGATACACGCGCGAATAGCGACTCCGGCGACGAATCGGCCGACGTTCGTCTCGCGCGTGATCCTGATATACGGACGATCGAATTCTATACCCAAGTTTCGCACTGGCCAGAAGTATCTGGAGAACTTGACGGAGAATCCGTATTTCTTTTTGGACGTATTGTTCGTTCACGAACCACCCAGCGATGACAATATGTGCGAGGCGGTGTACGCCGAAATAGCGGCTCTGGACACaacaaattattcttatatttttgaagtaGGCAGAAATCCAGCTAAGCTACATGATAATATGGCAAAACTCTTGGCGCATCCGCTGCAGCGTCCATTGCAAAAAGATGCttgttatacttttatttcaaacgcACAGGAAGTGCATACTAATGTATAG